In a single window of the Anguilla rostrata isolate EN2019 chromosome 4, ASM1855537v3, whole genome shotgun sequence genome:
- the gpr35.2 gene encoding G-protein coupled receptor 35, which translates to MESSCNLNITEAVQILQMGISIPSFVLGLLGNVAVLAIFCCGRGGGPWSYMMVYITNMALADCTVLFFLPFKMYSYRNSWPFSAHFCVLLVYVYYVNMYVSIFTATAISVVRYVGIKYPFRAKQVLSPRKALVVCVLIWVVTCSIGAGFYKVDAPPEANGTRFMCFQKVRSKPLPLSFILVLELLGYFLPLATMTFCSAHIIRVLSRPTGRNGAGGSDGGGRDGGSSAEKAQCVRIIAANLAVFVVCFTPFHLGFLLKHAVETHRPGDCGLLEGVHGFTHVAFSLASANCCLDAFTYYFATRDSWRRVSTCCRPVGGSSASAII; encoded by the coding sequence ATGGAGTCCAGCTGCAACCTAAACATCACGGAGGCGGTGCAGATACTGCAGATGGGGATCTCCATTCCCAGCTTCGTCCTGGGGCTTCTGGGAAACGTGGCGGTGCTGGCGATATTCTGCTGCGGGCGCGGGGGCGGGCCCTGGAGCTACATGATGGTCTACATCACCAACATGGCCTTGGCGGACTGCACCGTCCTTTTCTTCCTGCCCTTCAAGATGTACTCCTACCGTAACTCGTGGCCGTTCTCGGCCCACTTCTGCGTGCTCCTAGTCTACGTCTACTACGTGAACATGTACGTCAGCATCTTCACCGCCACGGCCATCAGCGTGGTGCGCTACGTGGGCATCAAGTACCCCTTCCGGGCCAAGCAGGTCCTGTCCCCGCGCAAGGCGCTGGTGGTGTGCGTGCTCATCTGGGTCGTGACCTGCTCCATCGGCGCCGGGTTCTACAAGGTGGACGCCCCCCCGGAGGCCAACGGCACCCGCTTCATGTGCTTCCAGAAGGTCCGCAGCAAGCCGCTGCCCCTGTCCTTCATACtggtgctggagctgctgggcTACTTCCTGCCGCTGGCCACCATGACCTTCTGCTCGGCCCACATCATCCGCGTCCTGTCCAGGCCGACCGGCAGAAACGGCGCCGGCGGCAGCGACGGCGGCGGCCGCGACGGCGGCTCCAGCGCGGAGAAGGCCCAGTGCGTCCGCATCATCGCGGCCAACCTGGCGGTCTTCGTGGTCTGCTTCACGCCGTTCCACCTGGGCTTCCTGCTGAAGCACGCGGTGGAGACGCACAGGCCGGGGGACTGCGGCCTGCTGGAGGGCGTGCACGGCTTCACGCACGTCGCCTTCAGCCTCGCCAGCGCAAACTGCTGCCTGGACGCCTTCACCTACTACTTCGCCACCAGGGACTCCTGGAGGAGGGTCTCCACGTGCTGTCGCCCCGTCGGGGGGAGTTCGGCGAGCGCGATCATCTAA